The Benincasa hispida cultivar B227 chromosome 11, ASM972705v1, whole genome shotgun sequence genome has a segment encoding these proteins:
- the LOC120090684 gene encoding putative pectinesterase 52, which translates to MEVGEKRITTSLNAVITEDPLTYSLEKLEKIDPEVASTLKPLDLETEEVQPPVTPQKLKEEQNIAIVAAAQTAMIPPKMGDPRIFTIPCSIEGTFSGQDDGEAALVWVLRDHEGILPGAGCRHVCGAGCRHVCGQYNPLLMEREKVMIPPEKSCIFLDGSGRKTTEIQWNDYITTATSPTFTSFAENLVVQGITFRNTHNAAGNVRKREDITPAIAARIEGDKGIFHNCGFIGLQDTLWDGHGRHLFTQCYIEGVIDVISGFGQSIYKKCVINIPINVYAPILNIGYITAQGKNNASESNGFVFIGCTVMGSGNVFLGRAYRPFSTVIFHLSFLPSCISPAGWNSWEQLGHE; encoded by the exons ATGGAAGTAGGGGAGAAGCGCATTACGACCAGCTTGAATGCGGTGATAACCGAAGAcccgttgacctatagtttggagaagctcGAGAAAATAGACCCTGAAGTTGCATCCACCCTTAAGCCTTTAGatcttgagacagaagaagttCAACCACCAGTGACTCCACAAAaattgaaagaggaacaaaatATCGCAATAGTGGCTGCAGCACAAActgctatgatcccacctaaaatgggcgacccaagaaTCTTCACGATCCCATGCTCTATCGAAGGGACCttcagtggccaa GATGATGGGGAAGCGGCTTTGGTTTGGGTCTTGCGGGACCATGAGGGGATTCTTCCTGGTGCGGGATGTCGGCATGTTTGTGGTGCGGGATGTCGGCATGTTTGTGGGCAGTATAATCCATTGTTGATGGAGAG GGAAAAGGTGATGATTCCTCCAGAAAAATCATGCATATTTCTAGATGGTAGTGGCCGTAAAACAACTGAAATTCAATGGAATGACTATATAACTACAGCTACTAGTCCCACCTTCACTTCTTTTGCAGAAAACCTCGTGGTACAAGGCATTACATTTAGG AATACTCATAATGCAGCAGGAAATGTGAGGAAACGTGAAGATATAACACCAGCAATTGCAGCTCGCATAGAAGGAGACAAAGGGATATTCCATAATTGTGGCTTCATCGGGCTCCAAGATACTTTGTGGGACGGACATGGCCGTCATCTATTCACTCAATGCTACATTGAAGGTGTCATTGATGTCATATCTGGTTTTGGTCAGTCTATCTATAAG AAATGTGTGATAAATATACCAATCAATGTGTATGCTCCAATACTAAATATTGGTTACATAACAGCTCAAGGAAAGAATAATGCAAGTGAAAGCAATGGGTTTGTATTCATTGGATGCACAGTGATGGGAAGTGGGAATGTTTTTCTTGGAAGGGCTTATAGACCTTTCTCCACTGTCATTTTCCATCtatcttttctaccatcttgcATTAGCCCTGCTGGTTGGAATTCTTGGGAACAACTTGGCCATGAGTAA